ACCAGTACCGCACCGCGCTGCTCGCCGCGGTATCGCACGACCTGCGTACGCCGCTGTCCTCGATCAAGGCAGGGGTGTCCGGGCTGCGTAGTACCGACATCGAGCTGTCCCAGGAGGATCAGGACGAGTTGCTCGAGACCGTCGAGGAGTCTGCTGACCGGCTCGATGCGCTGATCGAGAATCTGCTGGACATGTCGCGTATCCAGTCCGGCAACCTGACGATCCGCGCGGATGAATCCCTCGCTGCCGACCTGATCGAGGCCGCTCTGCACACCGTCACCGATCGCGACCGCGTGACGGTGCAGCTACCCGACCCGCATCTGACGTGTCGGACCGACCCGGGTCTGACCGAACGGGTGCTCGCCAACCTGATCGAGAATGCGCTGCGTCATACCCCGCCCGGCACGTCGGTGACCGTCAGCGCCGAGGCCACCGACGGGCACGTCGAGCTGCGGGTCATCGACTGCGGTCCGGGCGTGCCGGCAGACCAGCGTGCGGGGATCTTCGAACCCTTCCAGCGGTATGGGGATGCACCCCGCGGCAGCGGAGTCGGCCTGGGGCTCGCCGTTGCCAAGGGCCTCACCGAGGCTATGGGCGGCACGGTCAACGCCGACGACACCCCCGGCGGCGGACTGACAATGACGGTGTCGCTGCTGTGACCCGTATTTTGGTCGTCGATGACGAGCCGAGCCTGGTGCGCACGCTCAGCATCAACCTGAGAGCACGCGGTTATGAGGTGGAGCGCGCGTTCGACGGTCGATCGGCGGTGCAGAGCATTGTCGACTCGGTCCCCGACTTGGTGATCCTCGACCTCGGGCTTCCCGATATCGATGGTGTCGAAGTGATCCGGCAGGTACGCAGGACCAGCGAGGTGCCGATCATCGTATTGTCCGCACGCCATGATTCCGACGACAAGGTCGAGGCACTCGACGAAGGCGCCGACGATTTCGTCACCAAGCCGTTCGGGATGGACGAGCTGTTGGCGCGGGTACGTTCCGCCGTACGTCGCTCCAGTTCGGACGCCGCCCACGCGGCGCCCATCGTGACCGACGACTTCTCGCTCGACTTCGTGGAACGCAATGCCACCCGTGACGGTGTGACGATCAGACTGACCCCCACCGAATGGTCCTTCCTCGAGCGTCTCGCGCTACATCCGGGCCACCTGGTGGGTCAGGCCGAGCTGCTGCGCGCAGTGTGGGGTCCGGGATATGAGCGGGAGACCCACTACCTGCGCGTCTACGCGGCGGGAATTCGCCGCAAACTCGAACCGGCGCCCGGTCGACCGCGGTACCTGCTCACCGATCCCGGGCAGGGATACCGTCTGCGGACCTGACCGCGACTACGAGCCCTGCCCGGTGTCCGGCCACTCGCTGATGCCTGCCACAAAATCAGCGGGGCCCGCAGCGATGACCAGCCGGGCGAACTCGGCGCCGGGATTGGTCACCGACACCGCCTCCTGTTGCCGCACCAGCACGGCGTCACCGGTATTCACGACGAGGACCTCGTTGGCCTGAGCGATGTTCACCGTCCCGATGATGGGCATAACAACGATGTCGGATCCGGAGTGCCGGTGCTGCGGCATCGCGGTACCGGCCGGCACATCTACCGTGATCAGCGCGATCGCGGGTCCGTCCGGCTCGCCACCGAAGATGATCCGCACCGTCGGGACGTTCCGTGCCGCGGGTGCGCCCACCGATGCATCGTTCAATTGGCGTAGTTCCATCTCGCTGCTCACCCCCCGCGTCAGAGGTAGGTGAAGCGGGAGTCGTAGTTCGTGGCCATCGCCACGACCATCCCGTCGAGAAGATCCGACACGTTGAGGCCCGCAGCCTGCATAGCGGGGATCAGGACGGTCTCCTCCTTCTCGATGAGTAGGCCGACCAGGGTCACCAGGGCACGCCCGGCCAGGGCAATCTGCAGCACGTTCTCAGAGCGTTCGATGTCCGTCACCAGCTTCATCAGGAAGCGGCGGTCGAGTTCCAGGGCAGCGACGAGCGCGTCCAGCCCGGCCGCGCGTGCGGCCGAATACAGGATCTGCTCCTCGGTGCGCAGATGGGCCAGGACGTCCCCGTGTAGGAAATCGAGCAGTCTGTCCCGCAGCTGACGGTCCTCAAGGCCGGGATCGGCGCTCGCGGCCGCGACCACCGCGTCGACCCGCCGGATCAACACCGACCACAGTCCGGCGTGATGATCATCGGAGACCCGGCTGTTCGCCCCTACCGACTGGTCACGATGCAGGTCAGTAATTCTGGATGAAGTGTTCATACCTATTAATACAGTTACCCCTGTATTAATAGCAACCCCCAGGGTCAGGTCGGATCATCCTGGCCGGGTTGCCTGTCTGAGCGCACGTCTGAGCGCAGTGCGAGGTGGGCAACACACAACGACGGCTGCATGAATGGCTCGAGTCGATCCACAGAGAGCGGAGAGTCCATTTCTTCCAGCGCCCCCTGCATCAGACCCAGATGAATCGTGCACGTGATCTGTGGTTGAGACGTAGCCACCTCACGAAATGGACAGTTGCGTAGGTGCAGCGGCTGTAGCGGGCCGGCATGCCCAGGCGTACGCACCTCATCGCGATCGGGCTCGAAGCCGACCTCTTCCAGCATGTCCTGCAGC
This portion of the Dermatophilaceae bacterium Sec6.4 genome encodes:
- a CDS encoding response regulator transcription factor produces the protein MTRILVVDDEPSLVRTLSINLRARGYEVERAFDGRSAVQSIVDSVPDLVILDLGLPDIDGVEVIRQVRRTSEVPIIVLSARHDSDDKVEALDEGADDFVTKPFGMDELLARVRSAVRRSSSDAAHAAPIVTDDFSLDFVERNATRDGVTIRLTPTEWSFLERLALHPGHLVGQAELLRAVWGPGYERETHYLRVYAAGIRRKLEPAPGRPRYLLTDPGQGYRLRT
- a CDS encoding hemerythrin domain-containing protein, yielding MNTSSRITDLHRDQSVGANSRVSDDHHAGLWSVLIRRVDAVVAAASADPGLEDRQLRDRLLDFLHGDVLAHLRTEEQILYSAARAAGLDALVAALELDRRFLMKLVTDIERSENVLQIALAGRALVTLVGLLIEKEETVLIPAMQAAGLNVSDLLDGMVVAMATNYDSRFTYL